A stretch of Bacillota bacterium DNA encodes these proteins:
- a CDS encoding CPBP family intramembrane metalloprotease gives MRPEPTMSGTLLSLCFGRGVSWLANFRTRALFAVYKKEILDVLRDKRTLAIMILLPLILYPLLLLVGSQVGMMLARTEVEREFEVAFDFPMEISLGSLIADYEKYRLKPEYPRNLEEALDSGEIAAYVTLAEENGRDVYTIHYNSAQSGSSSAANRVRQLLGDYQRLLTREQLETAGLDPEIVLEPIGHRMADTAADEEKTGMFLGSILPFFLVVGVVTGAVYPAIDVTSGEKERGTLETLLTLPLSNLELMAGKFFAVASVAVASAVLNFVSLPLVGGFLVSGLIGVTMDLNVSALVLPLLITFVCILVFSLFVSAVILCVTSFAKSFKEANNYITPVLLIFMLPSMVTMIPDLNLSSATAAIPVVNILLLIKDVLILNYDLANMAIVLVSNIGYAVLAVIALAKIYNSEDVLFGAGSGLNLLERRSNIIPGARISPSDGLILYIFGMLAMFYLSSLFMIRLGFYGIAATQALIAALPILAALYLKADLRNTFKLKLPRLREVLGALLLWLGAFIAVNLLANLMLHFFLQGEEVAEQLTYALRGSNLWVSLLVVALLPAIGEELFFRGFVFSSLEGRVKPGTAIFLTSLMFSLMHIEFIRLPPTFILGLAFTLALFKTGSILVPALMHFVNNGVAVASMFYPEATENVSEMVLFTGNPLLNGLIWLAVAVGTALLGYKLLGTEKGVDTFLSR, from the coding sequence ATGAGACCGGAACCGACAATGTCCGGGACGCTTTTATCGCTCTGCTTCGGGAGAGGGGTGAGTTGGTTGGCTAATTTCAGAACCAGAGCCTTGTTTGCGGTGTATAAAAAAGAAATACTCGATGTCCTGCGGGATAAGCGCACTTTGGCAATAATGATATTGCTGCCCCTGATTCTCTATCCGCTCTTGCTACTGGTTGGGTCCCAGGTGGGGATGATGCTTGCCCGGACCGAAGTTGAACGGGAGTTCGAAGTAGCTTTTGACTTTCCCATGGAAATCAGTTTGGGCAGCCTGATTGCCGATTACGAAAAGTACAGGCTTAAGCCTGAATACCCCCGGAATTTAGAGGAAGCGTTGGATAGCGGGGAGATTGCTGCCTATGTAACGCTGGCCGAGGAGAACGGCCGGGATGTATATACGATTCATTATAATTCGGCACAATCCGGCAGTAGTAGCGCCGCCAACCGGGTGCGGCAGCTGCTTGGAGATTATCAGCGGTTGCTGACTCGGGAGCAGCTGGAGACGGCTGGTCTGGATCCCGAGATTGTCCTAGAGCCAATCGGCCATCGAATGGCAGATACGGCCGCCGATGAAGAAAAGACCGGGATGTTTTTAGGTTCAATCTTGCCCTTCTTTTTGGTGGTAGGGGTAGTTACCGGCGCCGTGTATCCGGCTATTGATGTGACCTCGGGGGAAAAGGAGCGGGGTACCTTGGAAACATTGCTCACCCTGCCTCTGAGCAATCTAGAGTTAATGGCCGGCAAATTCTTCGCTGTGGCCAGTGTGGCAGTAGCCTCAGCTGTTCTAAACTTCGTTTCCCTTCCGCTGGTGGGGGGATTTCTGGTTAGCGGGCTGATTGGTGTTACAATGGACTTGAATGTCAGCGCCCTGGTTTTGCCTCTGCTTATTACCTTTGTATGTATTCTTGTGTTTTCGCTGTTTGTCAGCGCCGTGATTCTCTGTGTGACATCCTTTGCCAAGAGCTTTAAAGAGGCCAATAACTATATTACGCCGGTGCTGCTGATTTTCATGTTGCCGTCCATGGTGACAATGATTCCAGACCTTAACTTGAGTAGTGCAACGGCGGCAATACCTGTGGTGAATATTCTCTTGCTGATTAAAGATGTGCTCATTCTCAACTACGATCTTGCCAATATGGCGATTGTCCTCGTCAGCAATATCGGCTATGCTGTGCTCGCAGTAATTGCCCTGGCAAAAATCTATAATTCTGAGGACGTTCTTTTCGGCGCTGGCAGTGGCCTAAACTTGCTGGAAAGAAGGAGCAATATTATTCCCGGGGCCAGGATTAGCCCCAGTGACGGGTTGATTTTATATATTTTCGGCATGTTGGCGATGTTCTATCTCAGTTCGTTGTTTATGATCAGACTGGGCTTTTACGGCATTGCCGCCACCCAGGCGCTGATTGCAGCCCTGCCGATCCTCGCTGCACTTTATTTGAAGGCAGATTTAAGAAACACATTCAAACTGAAACTGCCACGCCTCAGGGAAGTGTTGGGCGCATTGCTTTTATGGCTGGGGGCGTTTATCGCAGTTAATCTTCTGGCCAACCTAATGCTGCATTTCTTTCTCCAGGGCGAAGAAGTTGCCGAGCAGTTGACCTATGCCTTGAGAGGCAGCAATCTCTGGGTGAGCTTGCTGGTTGTGGCCCTGTTACCTGCCATCGGCGAGGAACTGTTCTTCCGGGGATTTGTATTCTCTTCCCTGGAGGGGAGGGTGAAGCCGGGGACGGCAATATTCCTGACCAGTTTGATGTTTTCTTTGATGCACATTGAGTTCATCCGTCTGCCCCCGACTTTTATCCTTGGCTTGGCCTTTACCCTGGCGCTGTTCAAAACTGGCTCTATCCTGGTGCCGGCGCTGATGCATTTTGTGAACAACGGTGTCGCCGTAGCCAGTATGTTCTATCCTGAGGCCACGGAGAATGTTTCTGAGATGGTACTGTTTACCGGTAATCC